The Streptosporangiales bacterium region GTCAGGTTCGTGCCGTGCAGATGTCTTCGTGGACCACGACAGGATGCGCATGAGGCCGATCGCAACGCCGGACAGCGCCGCCATGGGGCCGCCTCAGCGTGGGCGGTCGGAGACCCGAGCGGCGGGCACATCGTCTCGGCCTGTGCAGTTCGACGTGCGGGGGCACCAGTACACCGGCACGCTCGTGGTACCGGATGGACATAGCGGTTCGGCGCCGGTCGTGGTCCTCAGCCGGGACTGGCCAGTTGCGACGCCTACGGCTGTGGCAGCCGCGACAACCTGCCTCCCCGCGGCCGGCTTCGCCACCTTCGGCTACCGGTCGAGTTCCCCTCGATGCGAGCAGACACGGCTGCGCCCGAACGAACTCGTCATCGCCTTGCGGGCCGCCGTAGCTCGGTTACGCAGCGAACCCGACATCGACAGCAACCGCGTAGGCGTACTGGGGGTCGGTCCCATAGCGGGCGGCGTCGCCCTGGTCGCGGCGGCGGACGATCCTTGGGTCAAGGCGGTGTACGTGCACGATCCGGTGCTGGACGGCGAGTCCTGGATGAAGGAGCGCGCGGAGTTCGACGACGAGGAGTGGGACTCGCAGGTGGCGGAGACGATGGCCCGGCTTCGTGCGCGAACGGTAGGCGCCGCGGATGCGGACCACGTCTTGATTGGCCGGTCCGGTGCCGCGGATGCGATCGACCTCGTCGCATTTGATCATCTGCTTCGTTTCCGGCCTGCTCAGCACGCCGCGCGGATCCCGTCCTCTCAGCTGAGGGTGATGCGGACGGGTGATGCGACAGGCGAGTGCGTGGAGGACATAGTCGCGCAGGGCGCCAGTTGGTTCGGCGACGCTCTGCGGACCGCGGACTACGACGTCTCGTACGAGGCGGTGTAGCGATGTCATACGCATCGACGCCACTGGGAGACTGACGTGATCGAGTTCGCTCATCTGAGCAAGACGTACACCAAGGGACGAGGAAAGAAACTCTCGGAGCTGCTCGTCCTCGACAACATGAACTTTCAGGTCCCCGAGGCGGAGTTTGTGTGCCTGCTCGGACCGAGCGGCTGCGGCAAGACAACGCTGATCCGAATCGCTGCGGGTCTCGTCACTGCCGATGCCGGCACCGTCGTCCTGGACGACCGCGTGGTCACCGGGCCGGGGACTGACCGCGCTCTTGTCTTCCAGAGCTACGGCCTCCTGCCGTGGCGGTCCGTCCTGCGGAACGTGGAGTTCGGTCTCGAGATCAGTGGCATGTCGAAAAGTGAACGCCGCGCGATCGCGCGCGAGAAGATCAAACGGGTCGGCTTGGAAGGCTTCGAGTCGCACTTTCCCCATCAGATCTCCGGCGGGATGCAGCAGCGCGTTGGTCTGGCTCGCGCGCTCGTCCGCGACCCCAGCCTGTTGCTGATGGACGAGCCGTTCGCCGCGGTGGACATGCAGACCCGCGAGACCCTGCAGGAGGAACTTCTGAGGGTCTGGACCGAGTCGAAGCGAACGGTCATGTTCGTGACGCACAGCATCGATGAGGCGATCTACCTGGCCGATCGCGTGATCGTGATGCAGGCGAACCCAGGGAAGATCGTTGAGGACATCACCGTGGACCTGCCGCGTCCACGGTTCGACTACGACGTCAAGGCCACCGCCGAGTTCGGGGAGCTGCGGCACAGGTGCCGAGAAGCACTGGGGCAGCGAGTGCCAGCCTGACTGGAGGAATACATGCGCATTCGGAGTCTTGGAATCGTCACCCTTATCGCCGCACTTGCCTGCTCTCTTGCCGCCTGCGGTGGTTCGAAGAGCGATGAGAGCGGGTCGTCCGACCTCGGCACGATCAGGCTCGGGCTTGGCACGACGCCACCCGACCTTACCGCCAACCAGTTCTACTACGCGGTCAAGAGCGGCTTCTACAAGAAGCGTGGTCTCAACGTCGACATCTCCCCATTCGCGGACGACCAGACTGCCGTCCGTGCGCTGCAGTCCGGCGAGGTGGATGTGATCTGGACCGGTGCCCTGGCCGGCATGAGCGCCATGCAGGGCGGAGCCAAGATGAAGGTGATCAGCGCCACCGCACCCGTGCTCGGGTTCGAGGTCGTCGGGATCCAGTCCATCAAGCGACCGAAGGACGTGGAAGGGCACAAGCTAGGCATCTCGGCACCGGGTGCGGTCTCGGCCGTGACGCCGATCATCATGCTGCAGAACGACGGTGGCGATCCCAAGAAGGTGCAGGTGCTGCCGATCGGCGGAAGCGGCGCTCGTGCGGCCGCACTCGCCGCGAAGAAGATCGATGTCGCCGTACTCAACCAGCCGTACGTGTCGCAGATGAGCAAGTACCCGTTCCTGCACGTGATCGCCAAGGCCGCTGAGGCGATTCCGGACTACATCTACTCGTTCGAGATGACATCGGATGAGGTGATCAAGGATCATCCGAAGGCGTTGAAGGCGTTCGTCGCCGGAAGCGTCGAGGCCGACAAGTGGGCGATCGCGAACCCCGACAAGGCGGTCCAGATGAGCCATCAGGTGCTGCCGGACGTCCCGGTCGAGGACCTGAAGCTGGCCATCGACGACATGGCGAAGACCAGCTACTGGAGCACCACAGGCGACGTGAGCCAGAAGCAATGGGACTTCACCACGAAGTCGCTGTTGGACAACAAGCTCCTACCCAAGCCGATCGCCTACTCGGATTACGTCGATACCCAGTTCTCAGCGAAAGGCTGACGCCCATCCAGGACGCAGTACCCGAGAGACGGAGGTAGCTGATGCTGCGACTGCGCCCGTTCACCATGCACAAGGCGACGAGCGCCATGGACGCGTGCGACAGGCTGACCGAACTGGGTGAAGATGCCACCTGCTATGCGGGCGGTACGGAGCTCCTGATCGCCATGAAGCTGGGCATGGCACGGTACGCACACCTGGTCGACGTAAAGGCGATCGGAGAGCTCCGGGACATCACCGTCGAACCGGGTTCGGTGACCATTGGCGCCGCGGTGACTCACCGGCAACTGTCGCGGTTCACCGAGCTCCCCGGCACGCTGTCGCTGTTGACCGAGGTGGCCGGTCGCATCGGTAACCCGCGCGTGCGTACGGCGGGCACCTTGGGCGGCAGCCTGTGCTTTGGAGAGCCGAGGTCCGACCTGGCGATACTGGCGGTCGCGCTCGACGGCCAGTGCGACCTCGTCTCGGCGGGCGGTACGCGGACGCTGACGGTGGAGGAGCTGGTCGCAAACCCTTACGCCGCGGACCTGCGGTTGGGCGAGCTCATGACGCGTGTACGGCTAGCTCCGTTCCCGGGTGGCTGGCGCTTCGCCTATCGGAAGATCCAGTGGGAGGAGCGCCCGCTGATGGGCATGGCGGTCGGTTTGCGGGAACCGCAACCGGGCGTGGTAGCGGACAGCAGGCTCTCGATCGGCGGAGCGGATGTGCCGCCGCAACGCGTCAGACCGGCCGAAGAGCTGCTGCGCGGTTCGGTCGCGGAGCTGCCCGAACGGGTAACTGCAGCCGCCGCAGCTGTCAACGAGGCGACCGAGTGGGTGGACGGCGATGGGTACTCGGCGCTTTACAAGGCGCACCTGGCGGAGGTCCTGTTACGGCGGACTGTGACGGCCGTAGCCGCCCGCAGCGGTACAGCGACCTCGGTGACGGGGGAGGCCTGATGGGCTGTTCCGACCAGTCGAGGGGTTCGAGCGACGGGCGTCGGACGACATTGACGTTCACCCTCAACGGTGAGCGGGTCGAGCTAGAGGACGTGGAGTACAGCCAAACGCTGCTTGAAGTGCTGCGCGATTTCCTTGACCTGTTCGGGGTCAAGGCGTCCTGCGAGGTGCAGGTGTGCGGCGCCTGCACCGTGCTAGTGGACGGTGCGCCAGTGAGTTCATGCTGCACCCTCGCCGCCGACGTCGACGGCCACCGCGTCACAACCGTTGAGGGGCTCGCAACCGAGGCCGGACTACATCCGGTCCAGCAGGCGTTCGTCGACAACTTCGCGGTGCAGTGTGGTTACTGCATTCCAGGCATGGTGATGAGTGCGGTTGCCTTCGTCGCAGAGGAGTCCGGGGAGGCAGACCTGCACACGCGCAAAGAGCGGCTGCGCGAGTTCATGAACGGAAACTACTGCCGCTGCACGGGTTACGAACCGATTCTCCGCGCGATCACTTCCGGGCTGGACAGGCCGTCGGGCAACGGAGCGAAGGCACCCGCTGCGTGGTCGCGCGAGGAGACTTCGTGACCCGGTCGACGTACGGCCCGAAGGGAAGCCGCCTGTGCGAGTCGTAGGAACATCCGCACGCCGAACAGACGCGGTGGCGAAGGTCACCGGCCGGGCTAGATTCACTGGCGATATGACCGTACCCGGAATGTGCTATGCGGCAGTGGTGCGGAGTACGCGTGCGCATGCTCGACTCGTTGACGTCGACACGAGTGCGGCATCACGCATTCCTGGAGTCGTCGCGGTCGTCACTGGAGCCGACCTGTCGGGGCTGCCCGAGCAGCGCTACGGCCATGCCTTCCGGGACCATCCGGTGCTGGCGCTGGAGAAGGTGCGCTACGTCGGTGAACCGGTGGCCGCGGTGGTGGCCATGGACGAGCGGACGGCACAGCTGGCCAGGGAACACGTCCAGGTGACCTACGAGGCGCTGCCGTACGCCACCGACACGGGTGATGCGATGAAACCGGACGCGGCGCCGATCCACGAGCGGGACTACCCGTCGGGCACCTTCTCCGGGATCACCGACAGGAGCGCCGGGCCGTTCGCGGCGAGTTCAAACATCTGCCACAGCAAGGAGCTGGCGTGGGGAGACGTCGAGGAGGGGTTCCGCCTCGCCACTCACGTGGTCGAGCAGACCTACGAGTTCCCCATGGTCTATGCCTTCGCGATGGAGCCCTACGTCGCGATCGCGGACTACTCGACCGACGGCCTGACCGTGTACAGCTGTGCCCAGCACCCGTTCGCGGTCCGGCGCGACTTGGCGAACCTGTTCGATCTCCCGCTCAGCGCCGTGCGGCTCGTCGTTCCCTACATCGGCGGCGGGTTTGGTTCGAAGTCCTACACCAAGATCGAGCCGCTCACGTCAGTGCTGGCGTGGCGGGCACGGCGGCCGGTGAAGCTCGCCCTCACCGTAGACGAAGCCATCCTCACCACGAGGGTGGCTTCGGCGAGGGTGCGCCTGCGCACCGGCGCCAGCAGTGAGGGCCGGCTCGTGGCGCGCGAGGCGACGATCGTCACCAACGGCGGCGCCTACGCGGAGAACAGCCCACACGGCGCGGAGCTGTCCACCCGGCATGTCATCGCCCCGTACGTCATCCCGAACGTGCGGGTCAATTCCGCGTTGGTGTACACCAACACCGCCCCGGCCAGTTCGTTTCGCGGGTTCAGCAGCACCCAGGTCGCGTTTGCGTCGGAGTCGCAGATGGACGAGCTGGCCGACCTCGTCGGCATGGACCGGGTGATGTTCCGGATGATCAATGCCGCTCATCGCGGTACCGAGGTGATCCCGTCGCTG contains the following coding sequences:
- a CDS encoding ATP-binding cassette domain-containing protein, coding for MNFQVPEAEFVCLLGPSGCGKTTLIRIAAGLVTADAGTVVLDDRVVTGPGTDRALVFQSYGLLPWRSVLRNVEFGLEISGMSKSERRAIAREKIKRVGLEGFESHFPHQISGGMQQRVGLARALVRDPSLLLMDEPFAAVDMQTRETLQEELLRVWTESKRTVMFVTHSIDEAIYLADRVIVMQANPGKIVEDITVDLPRPRFDYDVKATAEFGELRHRCREALGQRVPA
- a CDS encoding PhnD/SsuA/transferrin family substrate-binding protein, producing the protein MRIRSLGIVTLIAALACSLAACGGSKSDESGSSDLGTIRLGLGTTPPDLTANQFYYAVKSGFYKKRGLNVDISPFADDQTAVRALQSGEVDVIWTGALAGMSAMQGGAKMKVISATAPVLGFEVVGIQSIKRPKDVEGHKLGISAPGAVSAVTPIIMLQNDGGDPKKVQVLPIGGSGARAAALAAKKIDVAVLNQPYVSQMSKYPFLHVIAKAAEAIPDYIYSFEMTSDEVIKDHPKALKAFVAGSVEADKWAIANPDKAVQMSHQVLPDVPVEDLKLAIDDMAKTSYWSTTGDVSQKQWDFTTKSLLDNKLLPKPIAYSDYVDTQFSAKG
- a CDS encoding 2Fe-2S iron-sulfur cluster binding domain-containing protein — translated: MGCSDQSRGSSDGRRTTLTFTLNGERVELEDVEYSQTLLEVLRDFLDLFGVKASCEVQVCGACTVLVDGAPVSSCCTLAADVDGHRVTTVEGLATEAGLHPVQQAFVDNFAVQCGYCIPGMVMSAVAFVAEESGEADLHTRKERLREFMNGNYCRCTGYEPILRAITSGLDRPSGNGAKAPAAWSREETS
- a CDS encoding molybdopterin-dependent oxidoreductase, translated to MTVPGMCYAAVVRSTRAHARLVDVDTSAASRIPGVVAVVTGADLSGLPEQRYGHAFRDHPVLALEKVRYVGEPVAAVVAMDERTAQLAREHVQVTYEALPYATDTGDAMKPDAAPIHERDYPSGTFSGITDRSAGPFAASSNICHSKELAWGDVEEGFRLATHVVEQTYEFPMVYAFAMEPYVAIADYSTDGLTVYSCAQHPFAVRRDLANLFDLPLSAVRLVVPYIGGGFGSKSYTKIEPLTSVLAWRARRPVKLALTVDEAILTTRVASARVRLRTGASSEGRLVAREATIVTNGGAYAENSPHGAELSTRHVIAPYVIPNVRVNSALVYTNTAPASSFRGFSSTQVAFASESQMDELADLVGMDRVMFRMINAAHRGTEVIPSLRSLDGDVPSNIKFAHEEFQSRLRDAPSREYDDGCTGVGLGLMLLGAGAQPTSTSRVTVHADDSVTVATGTSEMGQGSETVLAQIAAEELGVPYDRVRVQRADTALAPFDRSTGASRSTTLQGRALIEACKDVRTRLMAMATAVADGSQVEEVCDLGGVVIAGEFHTWGQLLHRYFEIGDCEAVGGGHVRRAGDLEQLPVFWESSIVAVRVVVDRDTGAVRVSDLSAVADVGKAINPAMVEGQDLGAAVQGLGPALFEELTYDGEELANGSPLLYRIPRFKDVPERMSSSLIENGDGVGPYGAKGAGEGAISATAPALASAVSAAIGKERIRRLPLTPERVWRSMQGLDDYVST